The genomic region cacattgaggacaatgtgagatttaagtgtgggggagtgagtAAGTGTAATATATGTAAATTGCTTCCTTTTGTCAATGCAAGTGTGAAAAaaaaatcccggctaggtgaaaacccacaagggtgggtgcctaaggcaagattgggaaggtggccgaggacggaatgaaaacccgaaagggcgttcCGGGAAAATGAAAAATTAAGatgcgagccaccatgagaggaaagggaaagctaaggtgaaaagggcaccttaggcaaaatgagggattttcaacaaaaaaatggaaaaattgaaaaagcaacaccaaaaatatggagggacaagaagggagtgataaggaaggtcttggaaggaggctagttctaggatttaatttattttGAGTCACAAAAACTCGTCTCAAATTGGTGGATTTTTGATTTGGCTACTTGTGTTGTTGATGCTTAATGGAGTTTGGCCAACCAAGTAACACAACTCTCATTGTATGGAGTGATAAGAGGGTGATATAAGTGGAGTAATTTGATGATTTAGGAGGTTGTTTAGACCACTTTGCTATCACCTTGGAATAAGGTGAGAGTGGTCATCTCTTGAtaggtgatataagaagggtggttGTGATGTTAATGAGTCAGAGTTGGAGATGTGTTGTGTCTTGTTTGAGGAAGATATAAGGCGGGGGAGCGAGTGAAGAGTTTGTGTCAAATTTgagtcaagttcttttctttttaaTTGGTGGTTGTTTAAGAGGGAGATACAATACggaagaggaaagggaagagtgatcattcaCTCCTACACTCTCTTGTAGACTACATACTTGCTTAtttcgggttttgctcgggactagcaaaagtctaagtgtgggggagtttgatagtagtgttttgtgtcggtctaagagggtgatctTATCatcctcgtgtcttttaatatgggtctttaagTATGCTTTTCCTAGTATTTGTTAATAGGGTATGATGTGGTAACTTGTGTGTTTTACCTCGGTTTGACAATTGATCTTAATGCACGGAACCCAAGGGTCAAAGAGgacctttcaaaggtcaagacaAGGCACAAGCGGCTCACATGTAGCGTAAAATCCAGCTGGGAGAAGTAGgattgaagattagaagaaatgagAACAATTGAAGAGGTCTAACTCTTTGAAATTAGAAGTCCAAAAATGCGAGTctaggcgcaggctgcgcaaacaAGGTGCGCAGCTGCGCACGATTGCACAGGCAAGAACATTTTTGGCACAggctgcgcagcctgcgcagctctgTTTTATTGGGCTTTTTAATCTCcttttgggcttcttaagtggaaatctttttaggttttcgtgaagccctatatatacccaagagtttgaagacctgaaaacatcatacaccatcatatcatctcatctaatctcatcaCTTAGGGTTTTAAGCTTTTAATAATTTAGAGGATTTTCTCattcaaagttgtaatctttccttatattttgggtttatgaagactatgaaaggctaaatccttccttacttggtgtaattcatccaaagtctccaactttggtattgtaagactcttttaatctcttcttatttatctaatgatctttccttatgcttaattcttatgttgagtagatgaatgttagaattgatcactcttgcatcttgtttacccaactattgcaaattctagagaaatggtttaatctatctaggattatttggagcaagcttgttgtatgttgattttgtttaaaggATTCAcgcaataagtaggaaatttcatgtcttttctcatttgtatggtttaatcttgtgagaattgatcctagcttcttgtcttggaacaactcttaatgctcatgtttgatttgcactcatttttttggtgaaatgtgagcttTGATTAATGAAATAATCAGAATTACATGTAGTCCACTTTGGATAATACAACTAGGCTTTAAAAAAACATCACATATTAATTCCTAAGCTTACAAGCCAATCCTTATCCCCTACTAAAACAGGCCGAGTAACAACTTGTATCAGCCTTGCCTTCACTGTAGCTTTTATCTCGTCTGCAACAATATCAGGTCTTCTCAGTTTAAGATCAACACGACAATTGTTTCTCTCCATCCAGACTGCATACCAGCAAGCCAGTCTGATTACTCTATAAACCTTCTTCTGTGTCTTAGATGTACCAGTGACAGTGCTCAAATTAATATGTAACCAATCTTCTAGCACAGCAACAACCTTAGAGCTATAATCACAGCTCCCAAAGAGATGGCCatgcccttcttcttccttctcacAGAGAACACACCTGTTAGTATTGCACAGGCCTAATGAAAACAGCTTAGCTCTTGTGTTCAATGCTTCATGTTTGATAAGCCAGCCTATGAGAGAATGCTTAGGAGTAGCCCAGCCATCCCAAACATCCTTATACCAGTGGACaggggggtgtgttccctgcatCCACTGGTAACCAGAAGTTGATTTGCACTCAttgtttaatgaattgttgattaaacttgaaGGACATACttggatggtttaatttgtgtatgttcACATCTTGACTTGAAAGTATTGGGTTGATAATAAGAGGAGAGCTATAAAAGAGTCAGACTTTACTATTGTTGGTTAATAAGGAAGAATTGCACCAAGTCCTCTTAAATATTGAAtcatcttactcaccaagtgtttgttatattgcttgttagacaAAGATTGCAATTTTACTTtgtttcatgttaccaatcaactcaaaaccccccatttatctatgtttatcgattgttggtcattgttgataaccattgtttgtttataaccttgtctttagtagtcaatagtttacaattcaagtttttagcttaaaagtccttctcttgggaccgacccttacttgcactatattgctttatccattagagtaatctagagtatagtttggcttataaatggTTAATTTGGTAGTTTAATTCTAGCATTTAACGACCTTGTCTTATTTACTATCAGGTATGAAAAGAGTATAGGATTGCTTTTTACGTGAGGTTGACGGAGTTTTGctagttttttttttatgatgtGTGATGTGTCTCACTTGGGTAGTAGAGGGAGTTTATATAGAGAAATGGAAATGGGAATGCTCTAGGGTTTAGATGACTCCTCTATGAGCTGGTGAGAGAGTATGATAGCTTGTTTGATATAGGGGCAGATGAAAATAGGCGAAATGTGGGGAAATGAGAGGAAAATTTCCGGTTTTGGTCAAAAATAGAGAGGATAATGTGAGAATATTATGTTTCGGTGTTGAGGGAGATAAGAAGGGTTGACTGGGGGGCATGCAGTATATCTTATGCTTGAGAGAAAAGTTAGAGAAATGGGAAAGGAAATGGTCTAGGCTGGGGTTCAAAAAGGGGGTTGCGGGGTACTCTTTTTTACCGCGTAAAAGCAGAGGCTCAGGTTGGGTGTTTGTGTTGGATTTTATGTGAGGTCTGGATCTGGGTTGGGGCTAGGATAGATGTTGGGCCGTTGGGGTTGTGGGTCAGGTGTAGGGTGAGAGCAAGTCTAGGTGAGAGTGGAAATGAGTGTgtgttggtgtcgggtttggCTAGTAAACGGGGGTGGTTTGGGTCGTGGTTTATGAAGAAAAAATAAAGGGAAATGAGGGTGTGCATGGGGAGTCGAGCTTGTGATCAATGGGGTGGGTTTAGGCCAAAGTACTCCTCGAAATTTGTGTCCAAAATAGCATAAAAAATGAGCAGAAATCGTTTTAAAGAAACGAGCTCAAAACCACTCAAAAATTTTATAAATGGGGTGATCAATGGGGTGTGTtatatcatcatcgggtgttttgacAGGAATTCTATAAATGCCAGTATCTACATATACAGGTATCTACAAATATATTGTTGTAGTATGTCCTAAACTTTTACAACATTTTTATAAATGCTGATATTTTGCGGAATGAGTTTTTTTAGGAACGACTTTTATGAAATCTTGCACCAGGTATTATGAACGTATCCTTTAAAGCTGCATCAAATTGAGCCACCCAAAATAACAAAGTTTGCctagaaatcaaaatttataATCTTACAAAAGCAAATATCTAACTTATGCAATGATTTccgaaaacaaaaataaataggaAAAAGTTCGGACAATTATTATAATTTACTTTTCATCATTAGTAAAAATAgttaataatatataaaatagaTGAACAAATTGTATTTAAGAGAATATTTTATACTTCATCCGTtccattgaattgtttacgttttctaTTTTAGACTGTTCCATTTGATCATTTACGTTTCCTTATATGAATATTTTTGAACAATTAAATGACTCATGCACCATCATTTACCATATATGAGTAAACTGTATTTAAGTAAGAGAATATTTAATAGTTGTAACTAAGGGTGGTCGCAGGCTGAGCTAAGCTAGCCCGAAATCGGCCTAGGGTAGGGGCGGGTCAACACGAGCCGACCGGCTCAATGAGGGTGGACCCTCAACTGGCCTAGTCAAGTCGAGGGCGATTTTATATTGTAATACAAGTGGTGGTATACTGGTATGAACTATGAAGTAGTCAATTAATTGGATTGACATATGGGTTTTGAATTTAGATGGTGTAATGCGCCTATTATCTTTGAAACAGATTTA from Silene latifolia isolate original U9 population chromosome 3, ASM4854445v1, whole genome shotgun sequence harbors:
- the LOC141649454 gene encoding uncharacterized protein LOC141649454 codes for the protein MQGTHPPVHWYKDVWDGWATPKHSLIGWLIKHEALNTRAKLFSLGLCNTNRCVLCEKEEEGHGHLFGSCDYSSKVVAVLEDWLHINLSTVTGTSKTQKKVYRVIRLACWYAVWMERNNCRVDLKLRRPDIVADEIKATVKARLIQVVTRPVLVGDKDWLVSLGINM